A window of Gossypium hirsutum isolate 1008001.06 chromosome D13, Gossypium_hirsutum_v2.1, whole genome shotgun sequence genomic DNA:
GTCAAACTTGGTTTTCTCTCAACAATCTAAGACTGAATATATCTATTATTATAAGTCCTAAGCGTGGGACATGAACTTCATGCCTTGCTTATAGATATGGAAAGTGaacattttaaatgaattttgttGGTTGGTTTGTTTTCTTTTGATGGGCAGTTGGTGGAAATATTACCTTCATCCTTAGTCCTTTTCATTTTGAGGAAGTTGCCACCAAAACGAGGTATTACCCAGTATCATCCTATACGCTGAATGATTGACAAATTATGAAGGAATTAACGATTTCAAAAACGGGTCATCGTGCACCCTGCAAAAAAAGAGAGTAGAAAACAGCAATAGGGGGAGTGGCAAATTATGAAGGAATTAACGATTTCAATAATGAATGGATATTTGATCCTCACTGTATATGTGCAGGTGTGTCACTATTTGCGACACTTAGCTTTTTACTGTATGGTGGAAGGTAATTGCATTTAATGGCATTGGAGCTAGCTTAGTGTGataatttgttttatgtttagGGAGCAGACATTTTAAAACCTgtatatcatttttctttttatatgttGACATAAGCTTTGATATCTGGTTTGTGAATTAAAGGAGTGGATTTTTCCCTGTTATAACAAAACCAGGAAGGATAACGGTGCGTTAagcatttaaatataataaacaatATATCATGTTGATATAAAAAAAGCAATATATCACTATATTGTACTACAAAACATTCACATCTGCATACAATGAATGTAAAATATACTAATGATGCAgctcaattaaaactttttaatatGGATATACTTTGATCACATGTGTGCACCTAGTTACTGACACTTAGGCTTTGCTAAACATTTGTACTCATTGTTGATAATCCTGTATGTATCAACATTAGAACAAATATTATTAGTTTATTTAGAAATGAATACTTGGGTATGTGGCTTTTGTCAGAGAAAATTATTGACGATGACTCTTGTATTTCAATGccctttttcattttccaagATACCAATTAGATCGTATTGTAAAAATACCTTGTCTATTGTGTGAGCATGGATGATGAAgatggttcttttctttttcaagttcTAAATTGTTTAACAATAGGTTCTTTGTTTTCTTAAGCAGGGATGATGAAAATGATTCTGTTGCCAAGATGAAGGCAGCTGAGGAAGCCTTGGAAGCAAAACAAAAAGTAACAAATAGCTTGTCTGCtacctgttctttttttttatcatgttttataattttgtaacAAACTGTTCTTGTTTTATACTGCATGGCTGCACCATGTATTTCTTAACtagtttgataaattttatgtgtGGTGTTTAATTTTTCGTTACTATCTTTCcattgtttattttagttttgattctaaatttttatttttactttaatatttacgacaacttgagttctaacttttagattttaattgtgttattaatttattattttaaattctaaaactaaattcattaattttaatatttagttttaaagttaaaattttcatagaaaaattaatttaagtgatattttttatttatccttaaaaagtatatttaaagttcaaattttaaaaataaaatataatataatatttatcataaaaataaatattatttgattaaaataatttttttaaagattatgtttttagcggcgtttgtgagaaaagcgccgctaaaggtcatagtCTATGGCGGCGTTTGAGGAAAAAGTgccactaaaggtcatggtcAATAGCGGCGTTTGTTGGAAAAGTGCCACTAATGGtcatggtctatagcggcgtttttgggaaaagcgccgctaatggtcatggtctttagcggcgtttttggaaaaagcgccgctaaaggttatGGTCTTtggcggcgtttgtgggaaaagcaccgctaaaggtcttggtctttagcggcgtttatttttaaaaatgccgctaaagttaGTGACGctgtcattagcggcgttttttgtggcGTTTCTCAAAGCGCCGCAAATACCTTTAGCGCCGCTAAAAGGCCTAAAAAGCGCCaactaaaagcctgttttggtgtagtgaagaGTCTAAGAGAGAATGAGACTTACGAGAAACATTAAAGAAAGAGACGAAGAAGAAAAATTGCAGCTTTGCAAGAGAAACCCAACTTTTTTCAGAAAGGGATTTGTTGGTGTTACATTGATGAGACTCAAATGGAATGAGAGAGAGAATTAGGGATTTGTTTGTTGAAAAAGATTGAAGAAATTATTCTCAAGCCAGAAAAGATTGAAGAATATATTGAATAAAGGACAATAATggcaagttatatattttttattcctaATAGGTTGAATTGCAACTCAAAGGTGGGAGCAATGGATGAGCATTCagtgttttttgaaaatagaGGGCTAAACAGCCCaacatataataacatattaCAATGAACTAAACATATGTGTGGACTCATCGAATTATGCCTAAATGGATGACTTATTCCattcaatcaaataaaataagtaaataggtTTTAGATAAAGTAAAAATTGATATTCAACCATTATATCACACTTAAAGAGATGTGAGAGCAAAGGATCCTAAGATAAAGAAAATTTAGAACCCCATGTGATGGCCTGATGATCAGGATGTTCACCATCTCAAGTGTGGCTTGGGTTCAAGTCACTCTAGTCGCACCTATTGTTTCAAGCTTTTGCCATATTCTTATAATTCactaaaaaaagaaatttaaataacaagaatttaaaaattaaatgaaagaataaagtaaaaataaactCAACTAAATAAATCAGTCTTGCGTAAAAGACATAGCTTCAATACttaaatttatgtaaattactatttaaataaataataagtaattacataaataataaaaggtttaatatataatttggtatcgaagtttgacatttttttaatgtGGTACTTGTGTTCTTTTATGTTCTAATATGATATTTgtatttgacaaaaattatacattttagtatcTGAAACTAACAATGTTACATTTTTAATGCttaattcaagttttagagttgatttgataaaaaaattattatcagttaataatattagcaattaactttcattaaATTGACCCTAAAGCTCGAATTAAATCACATTCGTCAGACTGTATTTGACAAATAAGATGCAAAATTAAACAATTTTGCAATTAACAGTAAATATgttctattaacaaaatcatgaaaattcataactaataatattagcaattaaatttcatcaaattagtgcaaaaacccgaattaaacactaaaagattACCATTGTTATAACTTTTGTCAATACAATACTACATTACAAAAATGTAATAACCCTAATTTACTATTGAATTAGAAAAAATACAAAGTTGGGTTAGGTATAcatgagaattttaaaaatagataaaataggaATTTTTGAGTGTTAATGTAGAAAGTAGTTAGAGccaaaaggaaattaaaaatacTCTTGAAACAAGAGAAATAAATCTAGGGtattgactaaattgtaagagAATAAAAAGTATTGgggaaaaaataagaaatttaaaaatttgaagtaattgcattgaattgaaggaaaaatGAGGAAGGGCTAGAAgtgaaattttatcaaaataatttatgatTCGTGAATAGCATTATAGggaaagttgaaggactaattaATAGTTACTTAAATTAGATAATTATGAAAAGCTTAATGATTAAGGACTCAATTGTGAAAAATCTATTTGGTtggaatatttatttattatttattttaattaataaattaagtatatatttttatagaatattacagaaagatgatgaaaaataaagtaTGATTCATGAATGGCATTATAGggaaagttgaaggactaattaatagttaattaaattagataattATGAAAAGCTTAAtgattaagggctaaattgtgaaaaatctaatttgttggaatatttaattatttgttattttaattaataaattaagtatatatttttatagaatattatagaaagatgatgaaaaatcatccatgtcATCTCTATCTTCATGCCACCTTAAATATTACACCATATCAACTTTTGCTTTTATTACAAATAAGTTCTCTCCACCATTTTGAAGCTTAATTCCTCCAATTTCTTTCATGAATCCTTAGTAAAATCATTAGAAAAGCTTGTTAGCCACCTTGATTTCATGAAAAGAGCATCAATAGTTGTCTTGGAGGAGAgcgaaaataaaaattaggattTGATTACAAGTGATTAAGGTAAGAATGGTAAGTTTCTTTATGAAATTCATATTAGTTTCATTTAAATAGCATAGATATGTTATTTGATTATGATTCTAACaagtaaatgttatatgttttaatatggaaataaagaaaaagagaagaaaagtgaAGGATTGACTGGAGAAAAAGGAAAGGCAATAGTCAAGgagtaaagaaagaaaaaaagatttcATCCAAACTTCGATTGTAATTACTTCAAGAATTTtactttgatttaattttaatttagatataggttatgttaaattagttaacttaattaaaatatggTAATATTATGTGCGTAAATCTTAATAAATAGTgatgaatatagttgaattttgattatatgaaaaattgatttaacatattgaaataatagcaaaaaaaatactaaattgtatAATGTACAAATTTGTTATGAGAActgaaaatttgataaattggatTGTGAATGAAGTGTAAAGAATAAATGAAAGTGTGAAAAATGAAAGTGTGGTTGAATTACAAAGTATAGTGAATTTCATGataataagaactaaattgtcaAAAGTGTAAGTTTAAGTGATTTTCATTTGGTGGAGTGTATATAAAGGAATAATTGTATAAAAGCCCATATAGACGAAATGAGAACTAATAAGATATGAATGGCATACCATTAGGAATTCTATGCGCGTAAATGAAATGTGGCACTTCAATGCGATGAAAAGTGGCACTTTGGTGCAATACTGTGATTGTTTCGTATATCCTATATGTTATGTTTAGTCTACAATGGGCTATATCAATGAAATATGGTAAGAGAATATTGTCAATGGATCCGGTATGTGATTCACGTCTTGCGAAATGATTCTTATTTATTAGTATTAGTTTTATGAAATTATACATATTCTAATGTTAGCTAAATCTTAAATAGAAAGTTTAATTCTTGTAATACTTACTAAGTTGTCACAAGAACACATTACTTTCCAATACGTAGGTAAAGATTAGACTTGAAGTGCTAAAGTAGAGGATCGACATCAACTATGACATGTACATAGGTAAAGTTAATTTGTGAATATAAGCTTTTTGTTGGACTTAATTGTAGAACTTGAAACTCTTTGCTAACATTATAAACTTAGCCTTATTTGAATGAGTTTATAATGAATTATGTGTTCTTGAGATTGGAATTGAACTTATATGAATGGTATGTTGATTGAATTGGTAGAGATTTGATATTTGAATAGGGTTATAGGTGATGAAATCTGaagaaatggaaaattttaaaaatagagtgCACGTCACAACATCAAGATTACCATGTCCCGACGACATAAGTCAGTATGTGACGTTGCAATGTGGAACCCTCGACATTGCGATGTCagtcttaaattttataatttagtaccTAGTCAATCTTTGACTATTAAAAGAGCTATTAGAAGCTCGTATAAAATTTAGGCATGTGTTTGAATTATATTAGAAATGTTTAATGACCTCAATAACTTGAATGagttgatgaaatgaaatgaatttaaTTATCGTTGCTTCAACAACAAATGTAGCATTTCAATATCTTGACCCGACGATCGGGTCAGGTATGGGGGAGTTACAAAAAAAGTGTCAAACTCtggtaccaaatgatatattattaagccataaagaaataaaaataaaatattgtgatatattattttattaataaaaatataatttgaaataaatataaattatttttaataatttcataaatattataaactaatataattataaaagaacaAAAGAGAAGagtagaaaaaagaaagaataattcaaCTTCCACTTGGATAAAATAATTCCATACGAATAGTTCCTCTGAGAcatctaaatatatatttaattccaTTACAATGTCTCTGTGTTTGAGAAGAATTAAATTTTGCTAACAAGTTCACTATGAATGTTATATCAGGTCGTGcgttgtttgcaagatacattaATGCCCTACGTTGTTTGCAGGATACATTAAATATGATACTTCATGACCAAAAATTATTCTCAGTCTTTATTCCCATCTAGTGATTTT
This region includes:
- the LOC107887199 gene encoding tobamovirus multiplication protein 3 isoform X1, yielding MGKLYNNISNHCSLFLMLQRFPVESKGRRKKLQEMCFNAFDKGADLDVLNHPILNLIYYLLVEILPSSLVLFILRKLPPKRGVSLFATLSFLLYGGRDDENDSVAKMKAAEEALEAKQKVTNSLSATCSFFLSCFIIL
- the LOC107887199 gene encoding uncharacterized protein isoform X2, whose translation is MYGEGACRGFFSKKIAQAKMCFNAFDKGADLDVLNHPILNLIYYLLVEILPSSLVLFILRKLPPKRGVSLFATLSFLLYGGRDDENDSVAKMKAAEEALEAKQKVTNSLSATCSFFLSCFIIL